aactaaattccactagaatttgggggtggggcatgAAGGAGGAAGATGAGGATTCATATAAATTGgctcaatttcctcttttttttaacttttttttttttttaatttttggctgcgttgggtcttcattgctgcatgcgggctttctctagttgcggagagcggggctGCTCTTTGGTgagtgtgcgggtttctcatcacggtggcttctctccttgcggagcacgggctccaggtgcgcagacttcagtagctgcggcgcgtggactcagtagttgtggcacgccggctctagagcacaggctcagtagttgtggcgcacgggcttagttgctttgcggcatgagggatcttccctgaccagggctcgaacctgtgttccctgaattggcaggaggattcttaaccactgctccaccagggaagcccggctcaATTTCCTCTTTATTCACTGACCCTCCGGAAAGAGAACAGGAGCTCAGAGAAATTAGAGAGAAGAGTGGTagtagaggagagaaagaaagaagaaagattatCGGAGCTAAAAATACATTGAGCAGAGACTGGCTAAGCATCAGAGACAGGCAAATGTGTTTCCAGACAGAAGCAGTGGTTTAGATATGTCAGGAAGAACAGCTCCAAAGGATGGGTGGAAAATAAAGGTTATTTAGACTGATCTCAGCAGAGTGAAAAGGTTCATTGGCGAACCAAACTCAGGAACAGGACTTTCAGCAACATGGAAGCCCTATGACCTCAGCCCCAAGGTCTCTGGATCAAGTGTTGGCACCAACAATGGAAACTCTTGCCATGGTTTCAGGACCCTGGATCAAATAGAGTCTTTCCATCCTGACTTTATACTTCTGAACAACCTTCAACAGAACAACCTCTGTTAAAGACTAGTTACTTTCCTTAGTGTATCCTCAGGTACCCGCTTCCCTTTTCATGTAACAAAGCAGGGATATTCGGGACAACTTCTAAAACCAAGGGGAAATGTAGCTCCTGTAGATTCATCACCTCCATAAGGCTGATGAATCTGACAAATGTTTAGTGAAGATGGATTgtggaaaaagaaatgtcatgataCCCAAATCAGATCAGAATCATCCCCCGTTTCAAGAGGCTGATTGCTTGacagcaaggatttactgtgtggcacagggaactatattcagtatcttgtaataacctataatagaaaagaatctgaaaaactatacctcaattaaaaaaaaaaaagaggctcatTGCTTGGCCTCATAAACCAGATGGGCACACAGCTAAGGACCTGGGATGAAGTTCCTATGAAATGTTGGGTTAAGTCACTCAGACCATGAGCAACAGGGGCTCAAGAAGGGGTCAGATGAGTGAATGCGCCATAATGTTAAtaacatcagggacttccctggtggtccagtggttaagactccgtgcttccaccacagggggcgtgggttcaatcttTGGTtcgggaactaaggtcccgcatgcctcacaacacagccaataaaaaaacaaaaaataacccaaCATTAATTAGAActttatttactgagcacttactctcTGCCGGAAGCCATGCCAAGTGCTTCACATGCGTTGTCCCATTTCCTCAGCATAGTGATCCTGGGGGTAGGCACTCCTACTAtccacatttcacagatgaggaaagtaaggccCAGAGATGTGAATTCACTTGCCCATTGAGAAATGGATCTGGGAGCCATCAATAGGACTTGATGTGGTCCGTGCCCAGGTGTGGTACGTGGATGGGCCAACCAGATGCAAGGCAAAGTGTCACAGCATAGCTCTGAGTGGATAAGAGCAAAGGTGGTATAGACCCTGGTTGGGTTGAGTCCAGCCTTTGTTGGTTACTAGCTTTTGGGCCTGAGGCATGGTCCTTGAGCAACTGAaccttcagtttcttttctttttaaaaaattttaattaattaatgtatttatttatggctgtatcgggtcttagttgcagcacgcaggctcttcgttgcggtatgggcttctctctagttatggtgtgtaggttttctctctctagttgtggcacgcgggctccagagcacgtgggctctgtagcttgcGGCATTCGGGCTCTCTATTTGGGGCacaagagctcagtagttgtggcatgtgggcttagttgccccgcagcatgtgggaccttagttccgcgaccacggattgaacccacgtcccctgcattggaaggcagattctttaccactggaccaccagggaagtccctgaccttcagtttcttcatctataaagtaggGATGGCAGCAGCACCCAAACTCATGCAGAAGACTGTTGGTAGCATTTGGTGAGATGATGTTGGTAAAGTGTTGTCTAGAACCATGTTTGGACTACAGTGAGCATTCAATCAACACAGATTTTACTGAAATAGGAGAAATAGCACAGGCCAAATTACCCTGAGTTATTTCTAAGGAACGTGAGGCTTACTACTAGGGCAGGGTCAATTGAAGGGAGTTAcacagaagggagagaagaatttGATAGAACTTGAAGAGTCTGTATCATCTGCCATCTGTGTGAACAGCTCTGTGCTAGGAGACACTGAGTGCTTCTTGAGTCAAAGGCCTAGGAAAGTAAATACATTTGAGTGTCTGGAAAAAGGTGGTGTGGGAAAGCCAACCTCAagatggggaaggagagaaggaaagcagaAGAGCAGCTCCATGTGCCATTCTTGCCCTTCTGTCCCTGCCATGCAGAGTAAAGGCAGACCGTAGCCCCAGAGCCTGGTGGCACTTCTCCAGGGTTCACTGGCTTTGAAAGGATGCCTGCCTGCCCAGTCTCCAGACGTTTGCAGACCCTTCTCAAAGACAAACCCTTTCCAACGCCCAGCTCTAAAACTGACCCACCTCTCGAGAGGTGAGGCCAGAGCTTGCCACTGAATTAACCCCATTGTCCTCCCAAGCATCTGTGGGTCCAGATGCCGGTGGTCTGGTGGTGGTTCCACGGTGGCCTGCGGTGCGGTCTGCCTGCGACTTTGATTCACTCCAgggacaaaaaaatcaaacaggcaACGCATGTGATTCCAGGAACTCCTGCCAGACTCATACTCTGTTTTTCCACCATTTCGCTCTCCTCCCCCCAGAGAGGGAGCCTCCTTTGGCATTCTGTACAtgaaaaatcaaaaccaccaaCAGGGCAGGCACCTGATAAGGAGATAGGCATTGCCTAAGAGTTCCCAGGAAGAGGCGTCTTTGTTCTTGTTTCAAGCCCTTGacactgctaacagctctaattACTGCATTTGCCATGGGATGTAAAATAAAACCGCATTCCAGAAACCATGTATTCTCCCCGGGAGAGACATGCGGGCAGAGGTGCCCAGGGCTGCAGGAACGTGTTCTTTCATTTCTGGTCCCTAGCCTTGGCAGCTATTCTGAGAACTTAACAGTACCTTCTTTATGTGCACGGAGAAGGGCCCTTTCGCACCTGTAAGGATGCATCTCGCTACCTGTATCCACAAATCTGGACTGCATATTTGACTACATTGCGTGCAAAGTGTGCTTCTTAAGAATGTCAGAACCTTCAAAATTCACCCGCGCCATATTGGGGAAAATGAGGGCTTGAGAAGTTCCTGAGGCTGTAAGCACAAGAAAATAGAACTTCTTCCaacataatttaattataaaaatctgATGATGTAACACTCACCCACACCCACATCACAAACCAGAGTGACATCACAAATACTAGAGATAATGGTTCAAAACTGCATGAGAGGCAAAATCTAAACAAACAGCAATTTGCCCATACATgactgaggcagagaaaagacaggtgatagaaatattaaaacaaaacaaaacaaaaaacagagaaaaagggaaaagaatatacatatttcttCCCCCTACTAAgctaactaaaataaaatttaaagcaacCGAAATATGGtaaggtgattttattttattatagatgACATTTCTTAGAAAGCCAGGTCTCTTTAAGTGTGTGATTCTAATCTATCCAAATTGTTCTCTTGTTCTTGGCTGGTCCCAAGAAATGGAGGCCAGCATCATTTACATTGTGCTTTTGCCTTTTTAGACCCCAGAGTATATTCCCCTGCTTAGCAGCTTTTCTTGGCTCATGGCAGTCTGGTTAGAAAGTGATTTCAGGGCTTGGCACGATTTTACCTGCTGTCATTTCTGGGTTGCAGCATAGTTGAGGAGTGGCTACAGCTCCTATAGGAAGTTTGAGCGATCCCATCTCCCATTCCTTTCCTGCCATGGGTTCCCTTAGCTTTCCAGGGGACAGAAATGGTCTTTAATTCCTTATAAATGCTCTCTGACCCTCCCTCCGCTTCCAGCCCAAGCATGCTATGTTCTCTGAGAACCTGACCATCACTGTGACCTTGTGAAGTTCTACTGCTTCCCTACTTGGTACAAAAGGTTTTGGTGAGCAGGAGAGAGGTTGTGCAGAAAGATTTCTAAGAGCTGTGTGGAAGGAATGGTCTATAAAAAGATGTTAATACTTTACCTCCAAAGTAGACCTTCTAGTCTCTGCTTGAGAATTggcctttttaaattatttttctcccccTTATAATTCTAGCATCCAATCTCTGTGAGATGAGATCCCAGCAACCCCACCTATGGACTCTGACAGTCTATCTTATGAACACCAGGCTTCAGGACTGCTATGTGGACTCGCCAGCTCTCACCAACATCTGGACAACCAGAAAATCAATGCTCCCGTACCAGGTACCACCTCTTCTTGGAAAGTTGTAAAGAACCCATTAATTGCCAGTTCCTTCTCCCTGGTTAAACTTTTGCTCAGGCGACAACTGAAGGAGAAATGCTGCCCAGTACCACGCAAGTTTGGAGATGCGAAACCCTCAAAGAGATTAAAGCCCAAGGACGATTCAGCAACGAAAGCCGCCCAGCGGGGCGGGATAAGAAACTCCATCAGTTCCAACAGCAAGTGGCCAGTGGGGCAGTGGCCAGGTTCACCCAGGCACAGGAGGTCTGCAGGAGGCGTCAATGAGGTAGGTGATGGCTGGTGGTGGAGAAAAtgtgatggggtggggagagggaaaggtaaGCTAGGGCTTCATGCCAAGAGAAGGAAACCCTGAAGTTAAAGACAGGATTGTGGGGGGTCAGGATGGAGGTGGGGGCGTGATTTAGTGGAGAGAGGACAGATCTGGGGTCATGCCTATTTCTCCTTTGCTCAGTTTGAGAGGAGGATAAAGTGGCTTTCAGAAGTGGAGACAAAAGAAACTTGACTTGAAGCAAAAATGAGGATGGGAAAGGCTCAGATGCACATGCTTGAACCCCAGAGCTGAGCCACAGACCTGGTCATGAACGTCCACATGGAGAACTTGGCGTCCAGAGGCCTGATCTGAGTCCAGCTCCGTTAGTCCACAGTGGCCAGCAGAGCTCAGAATGCACCCTGGAGCTAGGTGGTcagtgttcaaatcccagctctgaccgTAATTGAGGGGGACCGTGGGCTCAGTCTCTTTCTACCTTGGTTTTTGTCATCTataagatgtggagaaacagcCCTCCCCTCACAGGGTttcatgaggatgaaatgagttaatgcatgcaAAGGGCTTTtgagcagagcctggcacagagtagatgttTAGGGTCCTGGGTGGCACTCAGTAGGTAACAGCCGTGGTCCACcttctggctgtgtggccttgggcaaaccCATTCCAATTTCCTTGCCTTTAAAGCTGTCTCCTGCTGACCTTACAGGGCTGTGGGGAAACGCTCGCAGCAGTATCCCTGAAGGAATTCGGTAAACTAGAACATGCTAGACAAATGTTGGTTGTGGCTGTAACCAAGACTTGGGGACACAAATCCCAGATAATTATCCTGAGCTCCCTTCTCAAGTTTTAGCTTTGACTTCTCTGCTTTCTTCCTGGCTACAGTAAAGAaagttcaaaggagaaaaaagtaacaCTCTGCCAAGATCTTGAGAGCAGATATGCTGAACATGTGGCTGCCTCCCAAGTGCTACCCCGGGACATTGGGACAGTGTCCTGGAAGGGCCGAGCCTCACCTCACTTCCGGAAACCAGGAAGAGACAGCAGCTGTCAGAGGATGCATTAACCATCCATGGCCTCTTGCACAGAGGGCCACCGGGCTCCGCACCACACGGTGGTGGAGCCAATGCTGTGGAATCCTTCGGGGACCCCCGAGAGGTACACTTAGGAGCTGGGCAAGGCCATCAAAACAAAGCCCTGGGAGGCTCTTTGCAGCCAGGCTGCCACCCCTGAAGGTGCTCAGAAGGACCCACTGCCAGGCAGGAAGAGGCCAGAGGTCCACGAGGAGCATGCTCCCAAGAAATGGCCCAAGTCAAAGAGCGAGAAATAGGGACAGGAGCTCACAGGATTAGGCTATTCTCTGCTAGATGTCCGAAGAATAAACACCACTTTGCACCTTCCACGGGATCTCAGAGCACTTTACAGATCAGTGACTCCCCTCCCCGGGAAACAAGACAGATGGGTATGAGATTCACTTTAGACTCGGGGCCCCTCTCCACCTTCATGATTTGGTCATTTCCAGGCTGGATGCTTAAGCTTTTTTCCTACAAGTCCCTTTTCCTTAAAGAGGGGCTGGAGGGCCTCAGTCTTCCAGATAGGAAAAGGCTTAGCAGATGAAGTCGATGGTTATACCCAGTTTACGGTCCCTATGTTCGAAAAGTGGACTGCTGGGATTGACCACCATTCCCCCCACACGGCTGAGCAGAAAACCTATCACCACCTCAGGGACATAA
This genomic interval from Phocoena phocoena chromosome 13, mPhoPho1.1, whole genome shotgun sequence contains the following:
- the C13H22orf31 gene encoding LOW QUALITY PROTEIN: uncharacterized protein C22orf31 homolog (The sequence of the model RefSeq protein was modified relative to this genomic sequence to represent the inferred CDS: deleted 3 bases in 2 codons; substituted 1 base at 1 genomic stop codon), translated to MSKESSKEKKVTLCQDLESRYAEHVAASQVLPRDIGTVSWKGRLTSLPETRKRQQLSEDALTIHGLCTEGHRAPHHTVVEPMLWNPSGTPERYTXELGKAIKTKPWEALCSQAATPEGAQKDPLPGRKRPEVHEEHAPKKWPKSKSEK